One genomic region from Glaciimonas sp. PAMC28666 encodes:
- a CDS encoding CHRD domain-containing protein: MFILRKSVRPYLLASALVMTALLTGCSTSGADPMGMMGHSMQPKLDGAHEVPPNDSQASGVVTITVAADKSVSGNIVTTGIDGKAAHIHLAAVGVNGPVIVPLTKTADNTWSVPAGATLTDGQYASYMAGNLYVNVHSAAHPGGEIRAQLTK, encoded by the coding sequence ATGTTTATCCTCCGAAAATCTGTACGGCCCTATTTACTCGCTTCGGCTCTGGTAATGACAGCATTATTGACGGGCTGTTCCACGTCCGGTGCCGATCCCATGGGAATGATGGGACACAGCATGCAGCCAAAGTTGGACGGAGCACACGAGGTGCCTCCAAATGACTCCCAGGCCAGTGGCGTTGTGACAATCACGGTGGCGGCAGATAAGTCGGTCAGTGGCAATATAGTAACTACCGGCATTGATGGTAAAGCCGCGCACATTCACCTTGCTGCGGTTGGGGTTAACGGTCCCGTGATTGTGCCGCTCACCAAAACAGCCGATAACACATGGTCCGTTCCTGCCGGCGCGACATTAACAGACGGCCAATATGCAAGTTATATGGCGGGAAATTTATACGTCAATGTGCATAGCGCTGCCCATCCGGGCGGAGAAATTCGGGCACAGCTGACCAAATAA
- a CDS encoding sensor histidine kinase yields the protein MTLIALKLKNYFSSRGVAVYLALAFSALSLLLTFILVGVIEISATDSIKSRIGNSLAELATQTSETFDRGMFERYREVHLIASRDDLGMPAIDLPQRRQQLEALQESYPYYAWIGMTNIDGKVLVSTRKMLETTDVSQRPWFKNALNGIYLGDVHEAKLLAKLLPHSTGVANTVNNEPVRFVDIAFPYHDKNGQVSGILAAHLSWQWANDIEQSIVTPMEQRKNVESIIVDKDGKVLLGPTDLKGRTINPPSLKLAQNLGSGHTIETWPDNQRYLVGYSYSKGYQSYPGMGWTILVRQSEADAFSPLKKIQQKVIWTGLASAVLFSLLGLLVARNIILPLRALAKSAQRIQNGEIADIPASPSNNNYFEVQALTSSLNGLVGNLLKKESALKELNLTLEKRVEQRTAELGRALIKVTASETRIQSIIETAQAAFIGVDLHGNFIDWNTQAEKMFGWSRKEVIGKQMSRMILPARFQAIVDEAIEKVVRISELSGSGDSSALAKLNALSFLNHRMERIVLDRQNKEFPIEITISLVHNKDHFFFSAFLHDISDRKEVERMKNDFISTVSHELRTPLTSIRGSIGLLVGGVAGELPAPAKTLLEIASKNCARLVRLINDVLDIEKIESGNMRFDMVSQPLLTLAQHAIDATQGYAAQFNVNLVLQVAPEDIKIQVCADRDRLIQVLINLLSNAIKFSPENDTVTLRIAPHIHTLENWVRLSVIDHGCGIGIEFRQHIFQKFAMADSADSRKKGGTGLGLSISKNLVEQHGGHIGFFSAAGDPTEFFIDLPSLTELSSPDVPEAQTAVERQI from the coding sequence ATGACCCTCATTGCACTAAAGTTAAAAAACTATTTTTCGTCGCGTGGCGTGGCCGTCTATCTGGCTTTGGCTTTTTCCGCCCTTTCCCTTCTGCTTACTTTTATTCTGGTCGGGGTCATTGAAATCTCCGCGACCGATTCCATTAAATCACGCATCGGCAATAGTCTGGCGGAACTGGCGACCCAAACTTCCGAGACCTTTGATCGCGGCATGTTCGAACGCTATCGCGAGGTGCATTTGATCGCATCGCGCGATGATCTCGGCATGCCTGCAATTGACCTGCCCCAACGTCGGCAACAGTTGGAGGCCCTTCAAGAGAGCTATCCGTACTATGCCTGGATAGGCATGACAAACATTGATGGCAAGGTACTCGTATCGACCAGAAAAATGTTGGAGACTACCGATGTTTCGCAGAGACCCTGGTTCAAAAACGCACTTAATGGCATCTATTTAGGGGACGTCCACGAGGCAAAGTTATTAGCCAAGCTCCTGCCGCATTCCACGGGTGTGGCCAATACCGTTAATAATGAGCCCGTGCGCTTTGTCGATATTGCATTTCCATATCATGATAAAAACGGCCAGGTAAGCGGCATTCTCGCTGCCCACCTGTCATGGCAATGGGCCAACGATATAGAGCAATCGATTGTGACGCCGATGGAGCAACGAAAGAACGTCGAATCGATCATCGTCGATAAAGATGGCAAGGTCCTGCTCGGCCCTACCGATCTGAAGGGGCGCACCATCAATCCGCCTAGTCTGAAGTTGGCGCAAAACCTGGGCTCCGGTCACACGATTGAAACCTGGCCAGATAATCAGCGTTACCTCGTCGGTTACAGCTACAGCAAGGGCTACCAGTCTTATCCCGGCATGGGATGGACGATATTAGTCCGACAAAGCGAAGCCGATGCATTTTCGCCACTAAAGAAAATCCAGCAAAAGGTCATTTGGACCGGTCTTGCTTCGGCGGTACTATTTTCCCTGTTGGGCTTGCTTGTCGCGCGCAATATCATTCTGCCCTTGCGGGCACTTGCCAAATCCGCGCAAAGAATACAGAACGGCGAAATCGCAGACATTCCTGCTTCACCGAGTAATAATAATTATTTCGAAGTGCAAGCATTGACTTCCTCGCTTAACGGACTGGTCGGTAATCTGCTCAAAAAGGAGTCGGCGTTAAAAGAACTGAATCTGACCTTGGAAAAGCGTGTCGAGCAGCGTACCGCGGAGCTTGGTCGCGCGCTAATCAAAGTAACAGCGAGCGAAACTCGGATACAGAGCATTATCGAAACCGCGCAGGCGGCCTTTATCGGCGTTGACTTGCATGGAAACTTCATCGACTGGAATACACAAGCTGAGAAGATGTTTGGCTGGAGCCGAAAGGAAGTAATCGGCAAGCAGATGTCGCGCATGATCCTCCCGGCAAGGTTTCAGGCGATAGTAGACGAAGCAATCGAGAAGGTGGTCCGGATAAGCGAATTAAGCGGATCGGGGGACTCAAGCGCTCTGGCTAAATTAAATGCCCTGAGTTTTCTAAATCATCGTATGGAACGGATTGTCCTGGACCGCCAAAATAAAGAATTTCCAATCGAAATTACGATTAGTCTGGTTCACAATAAGGATCACTTCTTTTTTAGCGCTTTTTTACACGACATTTCTGATCGGAAGGAAGTTGAGCGAATGAAGAATGACTTCATCTCAACTGTCTCTCATGAACTTCGTACCCCCCTGACATCAATCAGGGGATCCATCGGATTACTGGTCGGCGGCGTCGCTGGAGAATTGCCAGCCCCGGCCAAAACGCTGCTGGAAATCGCGAGTAAAAATTGCGCGCGACTAGTGCGTCTGATTAATGATGTGCTCGATATCGAAAAAATTGAATCCGGCAACATGCGTTTTGATATGGTCAGCCAGCCGCTACTAACGTTGGCACAACATGCCATTGACGCTACCCAGGGCTACGCGGCACAGTTCAATGTGAACCTGGTTTTACAGGTGGCCCCGGAAGACATAAAAATACAAGTTTGCGCGGATCGCGATCGGTTGATACAGGTGCTGATAAATTTGCTTTCGAATGCGATTAAATTTTCGCCAGAAAACGATACCGTAACATTGCGAATTGCACCGCATATTCATACGCTTGAAAACTGGGTTCGCTTGTCGGTCATTGATCACGGTTGCGGCATCGGGATAGAATTTCGCCAGCACATTTTTCAAAAATTTGCGATGGCTGATTCGGCCGATTCTCGAAAAAAAGGAGGTACCGGCCTGGGACTAAGTATTAGTAAAAATCTGGTTGAACAGCATGGAGGACATATCGGATTTTTCAGCGCAGCCGGAGATCCTACTGAATTTTTTATCGACTTGCCGTCCCTTACAGAGCTGTCGTCACCCGATGTGCCAGAGGCACAAACTGCCGTTGAGAGACAAATATGA
- a CDS encoding response regulator, producing MTLPSATQPSTALVSIMYVEDDPDIQSIARLALESIGGFDVTIFGSGKEALAAINNGNRPDLILLDVMMPEMDGISTLTALRALPASAKTPTIFMTAKAQPHEIAFLRSLGALDVIAKPFDPMLLAQLIRKLWSKK from the coding sequence ATGACATTGCCATCGGCCACACAGCCTTCAACCGCGCTCGTCTCCATTATGTACGTAGAGGATGATCCAGATATTCAAAGCATTGCCAGATTAGCGCTTGAGTCGATAGGCGGCTTTGACGTCACCATCTTTGGGTCCGGGAAAGAGGCATTGGCGGCCATCAATAACGGCAATCGTCCTGACCTGATTTTATTGGACGTCATGATGCCGGAGATGGATGGGATATCGACTTTGACAGCGTTGCGCGCGCTACCCGCGTCTGCCAAAACACCGACGATATTTATGACTGCGAAAGCGCAACCGCACGAAATAGCCTTTTTAAGATCGTTAGGTGCGTTGGACGTGATTGCCAAGCCGTTTGATCCCATGCTGTTGGCGCAACTGATACGAAAATTGTGGAGCAAGAAATAA
- a CDS encoding Hpt domain-containing protein, with product MNGPNGPIDNEDPELARLMISLGKEYADILPARFAQMHAALDRFKEHSEKKDANGDATKQAEAISTLFHLMHSLSGSAGSFGFTALGKLASQLEQKMQLQITENIWSEKTFIDIKDGISELEKRQPNFASSKTNPNVG from the coding sequence ATGAATGGACCAAACGGACCGATCGATAATGAGGATCCGGAGTTAGCGCGATTAATGATTTCCCTAGGGAAAGAATATGCCGATATTCTTCCCGCCAGGTTTGCGCAGATGCATGCGGCACTGGATCGATTCAAAGAGCATTCGGAAAAAAAAGACGCAAATGGCGATGCAACCAAGCAAGCTGAGGCCATTAGCACCTTATTTCACCTGATGCATTCGCTCAGCGGCAGCGCCGGCAGTTTCGGCTTTACCGCTCTTGGAAAATTGGCCAGCCAACTGGAACAAAAAATGCAGTTGCAGATTACTGAAAATATCTGGTCCGAAAAAACCTTCATCGATATTAAGGATGGTATCTCAGAATTGGAAAAACGTCAGCCAAATTTCGCAAGCTCAAAAACCAATCCAAACGTGGGCTGA
- a CDS encoding response regulator, whose amino-acid sequence MDNSAIYSKTSKGINELKSGARNIPRDDARVLTLIDGTSSVNDLSEMLDSANNKKLDTTLASLLNQGLIRVFFHGNQDAHQLLMDTQQPTQFTSDGMIKFTQALPTIQVTELTLRESVQAWAEARRGATILEKKGFYTYGQKPSGFVSNNSTDALRVMVVEDDESLSHLLETLLKHKNFEVQIVDNIVSAITSLNALSAPESGPLPDLVLLDVMLPGLVGKDGFHVLEYIRRHPALQQLPVIMVTSQITDEYVMRGLKAEADGYIFKPFKWQTLYECIQSVTGR is encoded by the coding sequence ATGGATAACTCGGCTATTTACAGCAAGACCTCTAAGGGCATAAACGAGCTGAAAAGCGGTGCCAGAAATATCCCGCGAGATGATGCGCGCGTATTAACGCTGATCGACGGCACATCAAGTGTTAACGATCTGAGCGAAATGCTTGATTCGGCAAACAATAAAAAACTGGACACCACACTTGCGTCGTTACTTAACCAAGGATTGATCCGCGTTTTTTTCCATGGAAATCAGGACGCACATCAATTATTAATGGATACGCAGCAGCCGACGCAATTTACATCAGACGGCATGATTAAATTTACGCAAGCGCTGCCGACAATTCAAGTCACTGAACTCACACTGCGCGAAAGCGTACAAGCTTGGGCAGAAGCACGCCGGGGCGCTACCATACTCGAAAAAAAGGGATTTTATACCTACGGACAAAAACCATCTGGCTTCGTTTCGAACAACAGCACCGACGCCCTTAGAGTCATGGTCGTCGAAGATGATGAGTCGCTCAGCCATCTACTCGAAACACTGCTAAAACATAAAAATTTCGAGGTCCAGATCGTCGACAACATTGTGAGTGCAATTACTAGCCTGAACGCGCTTTCCGCGCCTGAAAGTGGTCCGCTGCCCGATCTGGTGTTATTGGATGTCATGTTACCCGGACTCGTTGGAAAAGATGGATTTCACGTGTTGGAATACATCCGCCGCCATCCGGCACTTCAGCAACTTCCCGTTATCATGGTCACGTCACAAATTACAGACGAATATGTCATGCGCGGGCTGAAAGCTGAGGCTGATGGCTACATTTTTAAGCCGTTCAAATGGCAAACGCTCTATGAGTGCATACAGAGCGTCACGGGAAGATAA
- a CDS encoding SulP family inorganic anion transporter has product METSKGTPSNSASINLPNDNNNNSNSNSDKQNDQSRWSDVIAGFSIAGLLLPEAVAYSSIGNLPPQAGVIALFAGLLCYGLLGTSRFAIVSATSSSAAVLAAATAAIANGNAGLRLTLAIGLVLVSGIFFLLAALARLGSITDFIAKPVLRGFAFGLAIVIILKQCASVVGVQPAHSDLIRFIPELLARVAVWNWAGVAVTLVALILLFVLARFKHIPGGLIVIALGIGAGKVLDLAHYGVGMVGTIQLQLGAPALPVLSHAEWLRIGELGFAMVMILYAESYGSIRSFALKYGDKVSPNRDLMALGASNLLSGIFHGMPVGAGYSATSANEAAGATSRLAGWVAAAVVLAIVLTLLPSIALTPVPILAAIVIHAVSHTLNPTLFRSYFAWRRDRLVVISAVICVLLLGVLDGLMAAIVISILMMLRQLSASTIVVLGRLGDSHDFVKIDAYPQAKAVAGILILRPNEPIFFANAERILTQARLSMKAADPSIHTVIISLEESPNLDSSSIEALLDFYRSVAIDGKRLLLARLKGPVYELLTGLKSSVIPVNSLNSLSVDDTVRLAETLVGTITVSNEVNNANVDVPAKH; this is encoded by the coding sequence ATGGAGACCAGCAAGGGCACGCCGTCAAACTCCGCTTCAATAAATCTGCCGAACGACAACAATAACAATAGTAATAGCAATAGCGATAAACAGAACGATCAAAGTCGTTGGTCGGACGTCATTGCAGGATTTTCAATAGCCGGCCTGTTATTGCCCGAGGCAGTCGCTTACTCGAGCATTGGCAATTTGCCGCCGCAAGCCGGTGTGATTGCTTTGTTTGCGGGATTGTTGTGTTATGGCTTGCTCGGCACCAGTCGTTTCGCCATCGTTTCGGCGACATCTTCTTCCGCAGCGGTTCTTGCGGCCGCGACCGCCGCTATCGCCAATGGTAACGCCGGTTTAAGGCTCACCCTGGCGATTGGTCTCGTACTAGTTTCCGGGATTTTTTTTCTGCTGGCTGCGTTGGCGCGGTTGGGAAGCATTACCGATTTTATCGCTAAGCCAGTTTTGCGTGGATTCGCTTTTGGTCTGGCGATTGTCATTATTCTTAAGCAATGCGCGAGCGTGGTTGGCGTCCAACCTGCGCACAGCGATCTGATCCGTTTCATCCCCGAGTTATTGGCCCGTGTTGCAGTGTGGAACTGGGCTGGGGTTGCCGTGACGCTCGTTGCATTGATCTTGTTGTTTGTTTTGGCACGATTCAAGCATATTCCTGGTGGCTTGATTGTCATCGCTCTGGGAATCGGCGCTGGAAAAGTCTTGGACCTGGCACATTACGGTGTCGGGATGGTGGGGACGATTCAATTGCAGCTGGGGGCGCCTGCCTTACCGGTTCTCTCGCATGCAGAGTGGTTGCGTATTGGCGAGCTTGGGTTCGCCATGGTCATGATCTTGTATGCGGAGTCGTATGGCTCGATTCGGAGTTTTGCACTGAAGTATGGTGATAAGGTGTCGCCGAATCGTGACCTGATGGCCTTGGGCGCCTCCAACTTGCTTTCAGGGATATTTCATGGGATGCCGGTCGGTGCTGGATACTCTGCTACGTCGGCCAATGAGGCTGCTGGGGCTACTTCACGTTTGGCAGGGTGGGTTGCGGCGGCCGTGGTGCTGGCGATCGTATTAACGTTATTGCCCAGCATTGCACTCACGCCGGTGCCTATATTAGCCGCCATTGTGATACATGCGGTGAGTCACACGCTGAACCCGACTTTATTTCGATCTTATTTCGCCTGGCGCCGGGATCGACTGGTGGTGATATCGGCCGTGATCTGCGTACTGTTATTGGGCGTATTGGATGGTTTGATGGCGGCCATCGTCATTAGCATTTTAATGATGCTCCGACAGCTTTCCGCTTCTACGATTGTGGTCTTGGGCAGGCTCGGAGACAGCCACGATTTTGTGAAAATTGACGCCTATCCGCAAGCAAAGGCGGTAGCGGGAATACTTATTTTAAGACCGAATGAACCGATTTTTTTTGCCAACGCGGAGCGAATTTTAACCCAGGCGAGGTTGTCTATGAAGGCCGCTGATCCATCGATCCACACGGTCATTATTAGCCTGGAAGAGTCGCCGAATCTTGATAGCTCTAGTATTGAGGCGTTGCTGGATTTTTATCGATCTGTCGCGATCGATGGAAAGCGACTTTTATTGGCGCGCCTCAAAGGGCCGGTGTATGAGCTTCTGACTGGGCTGAAGTCATCGGTTATTCCAGTTAACTCATTGAACAGTTTAAGTGTTGACGATACGGTAAGGCTAGCAGAGACGCTAGTTGGCACCATAACTGTTAGCAACGAGGTGAATAACGCGAACGTTGATGTGCCGGCAAAGCATTAG